A DNA window from Doryrhamphus excisus isolate RoL2022-K1 chromosome 2, RoL_Dexc_1.0, whole genome shotgun sequence contains the following coding sequences:
- the si:busm1-57f23.1 gene encoding cystatin-F has translation MNVPRSVLLCLAVVGLCLGDEPVEEVIVARKVPVLGGWFESNAESQEVQAAAKHAVDTFNTYSKAKRLFKLASITSAQTQVTNGLNYRINAVLGKTKCLKAKNHDLSNCNPEKKTLKCHFEVMFNPSGNKYEMQSQKCKMIVPKD, from the exons ATGAATGTACCTCGGTCAGTGCTGCTTTGTCTGGCAGTTGTTGGGCTTTGTCTGGGAGATGAGCCTGTGGAGGAAGTCATAGTAGCGA GAAAAGTGCCTGTGTTGGGCGGCTGGTTTGAGAGCAATGCAGAATCACAGGAAGTGCAGGCTGCAGCTAAGCATGCTGTGGATACCTTCAACACGTACTCAAAGGCCAAGAGGTTGTTCAAGCTAGCATCCATCACGTCTGCGCAGACTCAA GTGACCAACGGCCTCAACTACAGGATCAATGCAGTGCTGGGAAAAACCAAGTGTCTCAAGGCGAAAAATCATGACCTAAGCAACTGCAATCCTGAGAAAAAG ACTCTCAAGTGCCACTTTGAGGTGATGTTCAACCCCAGTGGCAACAAATATGAGATGCAGAGTCAGAAGTGCAAAATGATTGTGCCCAAAGATTAA